Proteins encoded together in one Anaerococcus murdochii window:
- a CDS encoding pilus assembly FimT family protein, translated as MKRRGFTLIELIVVLTIISISFGVLTLKFSIIDKIGAKNEIQTFVDDYSYLRDLSLSSGTINFIKFTDSGYILSGYKEKTRDLKYIKHLNTETITFAQNSYVSSKKNKEGYNLDFVSRKDPNIRWNFTIEPIGGYLSEKNK; from the coding sequence ATGAAAAGACGTGGATTTACTCTAATAGAATTAATTGTGGTTTTAACAATAATTAGTATTAGCTTTGGAGTTTTAACTTTAAAGTTTTCGATAATTGATAAGATTGGTGCAAAAAATGAAATACAGACCTTTGTTGATGATTATTCTTACTTGAGAGATTTATCACTATCATCAGGGACTATAAACTTTATAAAATTTACTGATTCTGGATACATATTAAGTGGTTATAAGGAAAAAACTAGAGATTTGAAATACATAAAGCACTTAAATACAGAAACGATCACCTTTGCTCAAAATTCTTATGTTAGCTCAAAAAAAAATAAGGAAGGATATAATTTAGATTTTGTTTCTAGAAAAGATCCTAATATCAGATGGAATTTTACCATCGAACCTATAGGAGGTTACCTAAGTGAAAAAAACAAGTAA
- a CDS encoding prepilin peptidase, with amino-acid sequence MEIKLEIIIIIFLIFMLGASIGSFIGALVYRREEGISILSPPSFCDYCGKRILKRDLLPVFSFILLRGRTRCCGEKISIDKVLLEILGGLGFVFAFFYYGFFEGIFIALGLSLCLLISFTDYKYMEIYDRDLKVLLILAFIYRLIFLSVNLKFLAYSIIFSLGFLLIRWVSKGGLGDGDLFFYLGLFCFLENSLIPCFILFSIWVGAGFAIIKAIRQRSLKGAIALCPAISIGFLLVLFFKDYL; translated from the coding sequence ATGGAAATCAAATTAGAAATAATTATAATAATTTTCTTAATATTCATGCTAGGAGCTTCTATTGGATCTTTTATAGGAGCCTTGGTTTATAGGCGAGAAGAAGGAATATCAATCCTTTCCCCGCCTTCTTTTTGCGACTATTGCGGAAAAAGAATTTTAAAAAGAGACTTACTTCCAGTTTTTTCCTTTATTTTATTAAGGGGAAGGACTAGGTGCTGTGGGGAAAAAATTTCTATAGACAAGGTCTTACTAGAAATTTTAGGAGGCCTCGGCTTTGTTTTTGCCTTTTTTTATTATGGATTTTTTGAGGGGATTTTTATCGCACTCGGCCTAAGTCTTTGTCTTTTAATTTCATTTACAGATTACAAATACATGGAAATATACGATAGGGACCTAAAAGTGCTTTTGATTTTGGCTTTCATTTATAGGTTGATATTCTTATCTGTTAACCTAAAATTTTTAGCCTATAGTATTATTTTCAGCCTAGGATTTTTGCTCATTAGATGGGTTTCCAAGGGCGGACTAGGTGATGGGGATTTATTTTTTTACTTGGGCTTATTTTGTTTTTTAGAAAATTCACTAATCCCATGTTTTATCCTATTTTCAATTTGGGTTGGAGCAGGCTTTGCGATTATAAAAGCCATCAGGCAGAGATCCTTGAAGGGGGCTATAGCTCTTTGTCCAGCTATTTCAATCGGATTTTTACTTGTTTTATTTTTTAAGGACTACCTATGA
- a CDS encoding type II secretion system protein, which translates to MKKTSKAFSLIEVLFAILLLSMIGLFLLPSLGTNLGLSRKAKDTADTSFVLQEAIETSRNKKIGNYIEEINGKNINISIEKYKNTGLDKTYKKIRASFGDMSFELIEAYNEEGI; encoded by the coding sequence GTGAAAAAAACAAGTAAGGCCTTTTCTTTAATAGAAGTGCTTTTTGCTATCCTACTTTTAAGTATGATAGGCCTATTTTTACTGCCTTCACTAGGGACAAATCTTGGCCTTTCAAGGAAAGCCAAAGATACAGCTGATACTTCTTTTGTTTTGCAAGAGGCAATAGAAACAAGTAGGAATAAAAAAATTGGTAATTATATAGAAGAAATAAATGGGAAAAATATAAATATAAGCATAGAAAAATACAAAAACACAGGCCTTGATAAGACTTATAAAAAGATTAGGGCGAGTTTTGGAGACATGAGTTTTGAATTGATTGAGGCCTATAATGAAGAAGGGATTTAG